Proteins encoded in a region of the Podospora pseudopauciseta strain CBS 411.78 chromosome 6, whole genome shotgun sequence genome:
- a CDS encoding hypothetical protein (EggNog:ENOG503NU12): MSSIRRIVTLMSDSDSDSEPGSGPSVEESLPLHSTTNTSDRVQAAVLQSDSEPISEPQSIPSLQKRLPFYPPRAPIPNDHLQYFRSNDIPRYLFRVYTPKSCGETTTSHVRPLSTTAPGHPEPQCLDIFASFHPDIAHRYPDRITHPSVTAELLRRHFNFACWPNASSNCPFVSWSSSLLFVLHYALCRSAYFDHRRDSNGKVAPGVRTNWKDVKVLLLDTTKLPRRTFISEVELLKFFVSYEPDKCQSEEEPLTLKKLLNLRLERHNKGYYYGEYLSQGDLNIAGACVQTDLESLKDRGLFRLVPVLGEQWRWGKNLVRGGGIISLRRKLHSSDNPASTEEVLQAIHLGELFYSRHLDLTVPAAAMFLALKKRIRQDPVILGVFKEKFRADITDVYQLVDTSVPTELTLLEVTQFRILIQDIQEHFDYLEYVDGMFSDDDTEHDEPTDLIVDAMAHLDLPSDTDSSS; the protein is encoded by the exons ATGAGCAGCATTCGAAGAATAGTGACATTGATGTCCGACTCGGACTCTGACTCCGAACCTGGATCAGGCCCCTCAGTCGAAGAGTCTCTGCCATTACATTCAACGACCAACACTTCAGACAGAGTGCAAGCCGCCGTGCTACAATCGGACTCTGAACCCATATCGGAACCCCAATCAATCCCCTCACTTCAGAAGCGTCTTCCATTTTATCCACCACGCGCTCCAATCCCAAACGACCATCTGCAATACTTCCGGAGCAACGACATTCCCCGATATCTCTTCCGTGTATACACACCAAAGTCATGCGGTGAGACCACTACCTCGCACGTTCGCCCACTGTCTACAACGGCCCCAGGGCACCCGGAACCCCAGTGTCTAGATATCTTCGCTTCATTCCATCCTGACATTGCACATCGCTATCCCGACCGGATTACCCATCCGTCAGTTACTGCTGAGCTTCTGAGAAGACATTTCAACTTCGCCTGTTGGCCAAACGCTAGCTCAAATTGCCCGTTTGTCAGTTGGAGCAGCTCGCTGCTTTTTGTCCTGCATTATGCGCTTTGCAGAAGCGCATATTTCGACCATCGTCGCGACTCCAATGGCAAAGTAGCTCCTGGAGTTAGGACCAATTGGAAAGATGTAAAAGTCCTCTTGCTCGACACCACCAAGTTGCCTCGACGCACGTTCATTTCCGAAGTAGAACTTCTGAAATTCTTTGTTTCTTACGAACCCGACAAATGCCAGTCGGAAGAGGAACCGTTGACTTTGAAGAAGCTGCTCAACCTACGGCTTGAACGCCACAACAAAGGCTATTATTACGGGGAGTACCTCTCGCAAGGTGACCTGAATATAGCAGGTGCCTGTGTGCAGACGGATCTTGAGTCACTAAAAGACCGTGGCTTATTCCGCTTGGTCCCAGTGCTCGGTGAGCAATGGCGATGGGGGAAGAATCTCGTCCGCGGTGGAGGTATAATTTCACTTCGCAGGAAGCTTCACAGCTCGGATAACCCTGCTTCAACGGAAGAAGTTCTCCAGGCCATCCACCTTGGCGAACTGTTTTACTCTCGTCACTTGGACCTCACAGTACCTGCGGCTGCTATGTTTCTTGCCCTCAAAAAAAGAATTCGGCAAGACCCCGTCATTCTCGGCGTCTTCAAGGAAAAGTTTCGAG CTGATATCACCGATGTCTACCAGCTAGTAGATACCAGCGTTCCCACCGAGCTGACGCTCCTGGAGGTCACGCAGTTCAGGATTCTCATCCAAGACATCCAAGAACATTTTGACTATTTGGAATATGTGGATGGAATGTTTTCTGATGATGACACGGAGCACGACGAGCCTACCGATCTAATCGTGGACGCAATGGCGCATTTGGACTTGCCCTCGGA CACCGATAGCTCTTCCTAA
- a CDS encoding hypothetical protein (EggNog:ENOG503PBAK), translated as MSAPSAAHGGTAPLASLTSIFTPPCSTTWLLTTTRLLSQYPPFPTAGPASCDPPSWQSNIAGGGFHYYSPAVCPEGFHVGPSCGLTRTRTAEGFPAVEKGETVAYCVPKGLTCTTDITDYRGGVWGYTRDGTAWGARVTVGPAIQIRWVEADLTLFKTHPLTPGLTLAKSEMGVATAVARSFTTVISIDDADSTSLIIDTTPNHDGGRGPSIETGGAAPDTREPDTAASNGGNTSGFVIGNLNQGSSIVVMVVVLLIGALILSTIAWCLIRRYKRKKGLEKEMRHSNNATHQEVGRQHHRAYAPGTSRRSGPRLDPRERMQMDAQKVLPSDPPIAMKKHLPQPALRIDPQQRPKPTPRRGYSELDTSSPALGSAPNPAELEGDTIETPAKSWVVHQRSWLRSPSVYHPLQSPRSFRSSRSARRTVRESFGEKVNDPATALGRLRIPSAARSTMSRSSPTSASPRSGSFWRIPRSPRSPRTPTSTRLSQQIPRPPPIKSGLSNETSLSNTPPDILERRDGEGPGSGHHDSR; from the coding sequence ATGTCAGCTCCCAGTGCAGCCCATGGTGGCACGGCACCATTGGCTTCATTAACTTCCATATTTACGCCCCCGTGCTCCACCACCTGGCTCCTGACGACCACCAGGCTGCTTTCACAGTATCCGCCCTTCCCAACGGCCGGCCCAGCATCCTGTGACCCGCCCTCCTGGCAGTCCAACATCGCCGGCGGAGGTTTTCACTATTACTCTCCCGCTGTCTGCCCCGAAGGGTTCCATGTTGGTCCCAGTTGCGGTTTAACCAGGACAAGAACAGCCGAGGGTTTTCCTGCAGTCGAAAAGGGAGAGACTGTTGCATACTGCGTACCAAAGGGCCTTACTTGCACCACAGATATCACCGACTACCGCGGCGGCGTATGGGGCTATACTCGTGATGGAACAGCCTGGGGTGCTAGAGTAACAGTTGGGCCAGCAATCCAGATCCGCTGGGTGGAAGCCGACTTAACCTTGTTCAAGACACATCCCCTCACGCCGGGCTTGACACTCGCCAAGAGCGAAATGGGTGTTGCCACAGCTGTTGCCCGGTCTTTCACCACCGTCATATCGATTGACGATGCCGACTCGACGAGCCTCATTATCGACACCACACCAAACCACGATGGGGGTCGAGGGCCTAGTATCGAAACCGGGGGGGCAGCGCCAGACACCAGGGAACCAGACACCGCGGCATCAAACGGGGGTAATACAAGCGGCTTTGTGATTGGAAACTTGAACCAGGGTTCAAGCAtcgtggtgatggtggtggtcttaCTCATCGGAGCACTCATCCTCTCGACGATAGCTTGGTGCTTGATTAGACGATATAAGCGGAAAAAGGgactggagaaggagatgcgGCATTCCAACAACGCCACGCATCAGGAAGTTGGACGGCAACATCATCGGGCATATGCTCCGGGAACGTCGAGAAGAAGCGGACCGAGACTAGACCCTCGTGAGAGAATGCAGATGGATGCCCAAAAAGTACTGCCATCTGACCCTCCAATTGCCATGAAGAAGCACTTGCCCCAACCAGCCCTGAGGATTGACCCACAACAAAGGCCAAAACCGACTCCACGACGCGGATACTCCGAGCTCGATACCAGCTCACCAGCTCTTGGGAGCGCACCAAATCCCGCTGAGCTCGAGGGAGACACCATAGAAACACCAGCAAAATCATGGGTTGTCCACCAAAGATCATGGCTAAGAAGCCCCTCTGTCTATCACCCTCTCCAATCTCCACGGTCTTTCCGTTCTTCGAGGTCGGCGCGGCGGACGGTGAGAGAATCGTTCGGCGAAAAGGTCAACGACCCGGCAACAGCGCTGGGACGGCTGAGAATACCATCAGCTGCAAGGTCGACAATGTCCAGGTCATCGCCCACATCAGCCAGTCCCCGATCAGGGAGCTTCTGGCGGATACCGCGAAGCCCAAGGAGCCCCAGGACTCCAACAAGTACCAGATTGAGCCAGCAAATaccccgaccaccaccaatcaAGTCTGGTCTCAGCAATGAAACGTCACTGTCGAATACGCCGCCAGACATTCTGGAGCGGCGCGACGGGGAGGGCCCCGGGAGTGGGCATCATGATTCGAGGTGA
- a CDS encoding hypothetical protein (EggNog:ENOG503PWN7), which yields MSSDKPHFNTTIFTQPSTDLTTSLVSSPTTTTKSPSPTRTAAARTRAMSVTEEWQPVIDRRQSWSAQEYSHEMHSKLAQQHDLRGSIGDRSVERDNGQGFSER from the coding sequence atgtccTCCGACAAACCCcacttcaacaccacaatcTTCACCCAACCTTCCACagacctcaccacctccctagtctcctccccaacaaccacaaccaaatccccctccccaacccgcaccgccgccgcccgcaCCCGCGCCATGTCCGTGACAGAGGAATGGCAGCCCGTCATCGACCGCCGCCAGAGCTGGTCCGCCCAAGAGTACTCCCACGAGATGCATTCCAAGCTCGCCCAGCAGCACGACCTGCGGGGATCCATCGGCGACCGGTCGGTGGAGAGGGACAACGGGCAGGGGTTTAGTGAGCGTTAA
- a CDS encoding hypothetical protein (COG:S; EggNog:ENOG503P22H) — MSSLTAASTLTRRARCAQATPSSVGAVLNLHQQQTRSFRFSRTWIVHIDADHDRDICRRYRFARQRYADILHRHLSWDKNSFSRPSNPSKSSPYDYWRTDQSPSLSRNRWASSNIPNKTPGNPTGIRPGQNIEDAERAPLEHLLFGKQERRAKVTALDPADVTKTFKSYRSQFAGFQPPPLGVAQEPIFYDGPPPEAELKLYGKVKIDSEPWAAVPKKPAPAPRSQSVPDVVNALNDKHAEVLWNESNITGLGQGLNTSEYNDLDKYTPVVDPALDPVKDQPEEYKDLGRYVPIKHQEPDGKPTGQEESSEYEDLDKYGPVRSHEPDGKYKIDPDSEPAPEDLGKYEDGVSSHEPDGKYKPIQQASVSSEKLDKYDAAVRAHEPDGRYAPVLAEPNLDPAEIAEYSKPFLSHEPDGKYAEAYVRPSQDEAELARYEAFRSHEPDGKYAPEQYQAGYDPVELQTYIPFRSHEPDGKYAASHVAPTRDPAELKSYRAFRSHEPDGKYAVSEAESDPERVELDSYKAVRSCEPDGKYAANINASITEPTDLDEYQGGFRSNEPDGKYAPSAEDLNEGPDLGNHEAFTLEDSETSRTAQRQNAIPAAKDESEITTEFRKVVQELMANPTAESALTSQRSSSHQSSDGKETPTPKKSKRLTGQTETTPANLSEPVLYKILAYDPVMQAIDVAETTSVVPDSATPLSPAEVLLRISNPARFFPHFAPLQAQGFEIVSGSGDVLIFRKVREPVVAKEEQVASTKTVPASSPTSPVNPIDMTGGGLVPEYNVAAGRFASPTGFVNYDLPSEKTIGRYVPQGETFFSPGQRAEEMHERHSAWEEKQKKEKKKGSLLKRLAVSAAGVAGVSFGVAVLAEGMKNEGKGVKVVKKN; from the exons ATGTCCTCGTTAACAGCCGCATCCACCCTTACTCGCCGAGCTCGCTGTGCTCAGGCTACACCAAGCTCGGTTGGGGCtgtcctcaacctccaccagcaacaaacacGCAGCTTCAGGTTCAGCCGAACATGGATCGTCCACATCGACGCTGACCATGACCGAGATATATGCCGCCGCTACCGCTTCGCTCGCCAGAGATATGCAGACATACTCCATCGGCATCTTTCCTGGGACAAGAACAGCTTCAGCAGGCCATCAAACCCATCCAAGTCCTCACCCTACGATTACTGGCGCACCGATCAATCGCCGAGTCTTTCCAGGAACAGATGGGCCAGCAGCAATATCCCCAACAAGACCCCCGGGAACCCCACTGGCATCCGGCCTGGCCAAAACATTGAGGATGCTGAGAGGGCGCCACTGGAGCACTTGCTTTTCGGCAAGCAGGAGCGGCGGGCCAAAGTCACAGCGCTTGATCCGGCAGACGTCACCAAAACCTTCAAGTCGTATCGTTCCCAGTTCGCGGGATTTCAGCCCCCACCACTCGGTGTTGCACAGGAGCCGATATTCTACGACGGCCCGCCACCCGAGGCGGAGTTGAAACTCTACGGCAAGGTCAAGATCGATTCAGAACCTTGGGCCGCTGTCCCGAAAAagccagctccagctccgcGTAGCCAGTCTGTTCCAGATGTCGTCAATGCTCTTAACGATAAGCATGCCGAGGTCTTGTGGAACGAAAGCAACATCACTGGGTTGGGACAAGGTCTTAACACATCCGAGTATAACGACCTGGACAAGTATACGCCCGTTGTCGATCCAGCCTTAGACCCAGTTAAGGATCAACCCGAGGAGTACAAAGATCTCGGCAGATACGTTCCAATCAAGCATCAGGAACCGGATGGAAAGCCCACGGGCCAAGAAGAGTCTTCCGAGTACGAAGACCTCGACAAATACGGGCCTGTGCGCTCTCATGAGCCGGATGGGAAGTACAAGATCGATCCAGACTCAGAACCTGCACCAGAAGACCTTGGGAAGTATGAGGATGGCGTCAGCTCGCACGAACCTGACGGAAAGTACAAACCCATACAGCAGGCTTCGGTGAGTTCAGAGAAGTTGGACAAATACGATGCGGCTGTTCGTGCACATGAACCGGACGGGAGATACGCCCCTGTCTTGGCTGAAcccaacctcgaccccgCTGAGATTGCAGAGTACAGCAAGCCATTTTTGAGCCATGAACCCGATGGAAAGTATGCAGAAGCCTATGTTCGACCGTCGCAAGATGAAGCTGAACTCGCACGATACGAGGCTTTCCGCAGTCACGAGCCGGATGGAAAATATGCGCCCGAACAGTATCAGGCTGGTTACGATCCTGTCGAGCTCCAGACATATATCCCTTTCCGCAGTCACGAGCCCGATGGCAAGTACGCGGCATCCCATGTCGCGCCCACACGGGATCCAGCCGAGTTGAAGAGCTACAGAGCCTTCCGGAGCCATGAGCCTGATGGGAAGTATGCGGTATCTGAGGCCGAATCTGACCCCGAACGAGTGGAACTGGACAGTTACAAGGCAGTACGAAGTTGCGAGCCTGACGGCAAATACGCCGCAAACATCAACGCCTCAATCACAGAGCCAACTGATCTGGACGAGTATCAAGGGGGGTTTCGCAGCAATGAGCCAGACGGCAAGTATGCGCCCTCGGCAGAAGACTTGAATGAGGGCCCCGACTTGGGCAATCACGAAGCGTTTACACTGGAGGACTCCGAGACGAGTCGCACCGCTCAACGGCAGAATGCCATACCCGCAGCCAAGGATGAGTCCGAGATCACCACTGAGTTCCGAAAGGTCGTTCAGGAGTTGATGGCCAATCCAACTGCCGAATCCGCTCTGACCTCACAGAGGTCATCGAGCCACCAATCTTCAGATGGCAAAGAGACGCCCACACCCAAAAAGTCTAAACGACTCACTGGCCA AACTGAGACAACTCCCGCCAACCTCTCAGAACCAGTACTCTACAAGATTTTGGCCTATGACCCCGTGATGCAGGCAATAGATGTTGCCGAGACCACGTCTGTCGTGCCAGACAGCGCCACACCCTTGAGCCCAGCCGAGGTTCTTCTTCGGatctccaaccccgcccGCTTCTTCCCTCATTTTGCCCCTCTCCAAGCCCAGGGCTTCGAGATCGTTTCCGGCAGCGGCGATGTCCTCATCTTCCGCAAGGTTCGTGAGCCAGTCGTTGCCAAGGAGGAACAGGTCGCTTCTACCAAGACGGTCCCAGCTTCATCGCCCACTTCACCTGTCAACCCTATCGACATGACTGGCGGTGGCCTTGTCCCGGAGTACAATGTCGCGGCCGGCCGGTTTGCTAGTCCCACTGGCTTCGTCAACTACGACTTGCCTTCGGAGAAGACGATCGGCCGCTATGTTCCGCAGGGTGAGACTTTCTTTAGCCCGGGTCAGAGAGCAGAGGAGATGCATGAGAGGCACTCGGcgtgggaggagaagcagaagaaggagaagaagaaagggAGTCTTCTCAAGCGTCTTGCTGTTAGCGCGGCTGGGGTTGCGGGTGTTTcgtttggtgttgctgtgctAGCTGAGGGGATGAAGAatgaggggaagggggtgaaggtggtTAAGAAGAACTAA
- a CDS encoding hypothetical protein (BUSCO:EOG09260274; COG:O; EggNog:ENOG503NVQV), translating into MGLGTPKAGFGGFGGVASTSPTLSYLTPPPDFSEIPLEVVVSFKSLLKKASATKEKALQDILAHEQNRSSDTNGPEESVIQAFVQLYPRLSIDDSARVRELSHQVLIQLLNSAKKRIAKHLPLFVGPWLAGTFDRDRRVSKAASEGLASFLQTKEKEVAFWKSVQVRALDYATTSLKETPTSLSDERSTTKQDSDAKYYRVVGASVCLTLNLLAKGELDALKDGIAVYLELDALWFLAKAEDPFVRRSFYHLIRSILDIAPELLKRRLQQLGRALIADSFKGNQSGSATDFLKALTALTRQYSQVWGTQQHPVQRLEKFVSRGSQGGSDEYWRASSQLLSVLTDKFPSPSLDIVSALLGSIRKGIFDRLETRSGRQQAFDMYAHAVELYLPALVPNAEFVKDNVSSLTRQFLHPNPEVSTPSPQQPDILVQLWQALVRHPGSEVRQTVELQWQNIVDEFLSRVSNSLPEVSERYQASQLAVAAEGERWFSVLSRFSKAASLHDLAVSSSTRIIQSALDLLLRRNFKPFGCAAILQSAYRHCPDIYRGIDTTSMIFPANGNEHARTLVTTPSLPYIISDLHETAGDRLEEIWGLLFAASTQISDRGASISAVKTLVSIPSTFKFVQDLPQAQQFLISVWSEFAKSDDLGAPWAQLAETSLDFNTLTVESIKTITTTVIGLLEEPSSRAPALQALDLVLTHAPESSIIDDDLSVRLITTLLALTEISDTPIAEKAKGLFQLLQHRPTESPPLFRILASQLHEAGPASLDIDTLVAQAVAAVQSKVLPAEDVFPSTVAWQTELSWFLNTPNPSLSLTSSMDGSYFLVQGSESTNKPSPGRDSKGRSSPARMALFTAKLLSSGVELSSLPLEFQLELIYLLCVTNMLAADQLALSEENRLWRNIRGQDTDDEILEYTELASNEVSNIVAASVNWRDLDMSGDSLVERLVNFMLQTVRGFNAAAFYTAKALAALLQALVKAHGPLAKLEEWLTKLGLTRVTPDSTFVAAAILVGLNDALASSKTISTLCARLFSEIPGYSIGSPRTLPSLVLLNLCLAVYDESQIPVEPRKQVLVLQQVTKWTDSPEEMDYRLAAETCKAITKIFPNVKEVYGPFWEKSIQYCLWLWGQAARDDTSNRLPYIYASLKLMQALKSAEEVNDDLDDALAENKRAESEALIALLSVPHDAPATLPSQLVDALLSRTVSKIPNVKLGELSDVYQAVASPSRDIQKAAFGLLHRTIPAAQEEISVNVIIEKKPANLPAELLSLLLNAPSPDDYTDEELYQFPAPVRSYLLTWHLVFDAYSKASYRVRSDYTENLKKDDLISPLLGFLADVLGHALARAIDLDKEGFTPEHVRSYSIDLADSEPAERDMNWLLIHLFYLILKYVPGLFKSWYLDCSSKQTKVAIQSWMGRFFSPLIISDLLDEVTEWSANQGDLEGGTDAEALEIKVNKPVREITASYPVDDDFGTIQIVVPQSYPLEPVDVMSVKRVAIKEDKWQSWLKGIKAVIMFGNCSLVDGLMAFRRNISLAVKDQEECAICYSIVAQDKSLPDKKCGTCNHYFHRYCLYKWFHNSGKNTCPLCRNPIDYLGSDTSKRKGGR; encoded by the exons ATGGGACTGGGTACACCAAAAGCTGGCTTtgggggatttggaggggTCGCATCAACTTCGCCAACACTGTCCTATCTTACACCTCCACCCGACTTCTCGGAAATCCCATTAGAGGTAGTTGTGTCCTTCAAGAGcctgttgaagaaggcaagCGCCACCAAAGAGAAGGCGTTGCAAGACATCCTAGCACATGAGCAAAACCGGTCCTCTGACACCAATGGCCCAGAGGAGTCAGTAATACAAGCATTT GTCCAACTCTACCCTCGGCTATCCATCGATGACTCTGCACGAGTACGCGAGCTTTCCCACCAAGTCCTGATCCAGCTGCTCAACTCCGCAAAGAAGCGCATTGCGAAACACCTTCCACTGTTCGTAGGACCTTGGCTGGCTGGGACATTTGACAGAGACAGGCGCGTCTCCAAAGCCGCGAGCGAGGGGCTTGCTTCATTTCTACaaacaaaagagaaagaggtGGCTTTTTGGAAGTCTGTTCAAGTCCGAGCCCTGGACTATGCGACGACTTCTTTGAAGGAAACGCCCACGTCGCTCAGTGATGAACGCTCGACAACCAAACAAGACTCTGATGCCAAGTACTACCGAGTAGTTGGCGCAAGTGTTTGCTTGACACTGAATCTGTTGGCAAAAGGAGAACTTGATGCTCTGAAGGATGGCATTGCGGTGTACCTAGAGCTCGATGCGCTCTGGTTTTTGGCCAAAGCGGAAGATCCATTTGTACGGCGGTCATTCTATCATTTAATTCGATCAATCCTGGACATAGCCCCTGAGCTCTTGAAACGAAGACTGCAACAGTTGGGACGGGCGTTGATCGCAGACAGCTTCAAAGGCAACCAATCTGGGTCTGCAACAGACTTTCTCAAGGCGCTGACAGCTTTGACCCGCCAATATTCCCAAGTATGGGGCACACAGCAACACCCCGTTCAGAGGCTGGAGAAGTTTGTCTCCCGTGGTTCACAAGGTGGATCTGATGAGTACTGGCGCGCTTCAAGCCAGCTCCTGTCGGTGCTGACAGACAAGTTCCCGTCACCGTCGTTGGACATCGTGTCCGCGCTTCTGGGCTCCATTAGAAAGGGAATATTTGATCGGCTGGAAACCCGTTCTGGTCGCCAACAGGCGTTTGACATGTATGCACACGCTGTCGAACTTTACCTACCAGCACTTGTACCGAACGCCGAGTTTGTGAAGGACAACGTCTCGTCTCTCACGCGACAGTTCTTGCACCCAAATCCTGAAGTCTCTACACCATCTCCACAACAGCCTGACATTCTTGTTCAGCTTTGGCAAGCTTTGGTTCGGCACCCCGGTAGTGAAGTCCGCCAGACCGTGGAATTACAGTGGCAAAATATTGTCGACGAGTTCCTCTCGAGAGTATCGAACTCCCTGCCTGAGGTCTCAGAACGGTACCAAGCCTCTCAGCTTGCAGTAGCAGCGGAAGGGGAACGATGGTTTTCTGTACTCTCCAGGTTTTCCAAAGCTGCATCCCTCCATGACCTTGCCGTGTCTTCGTCGACCAGGATCATACAAAGCGCTTTGGATTTGCTGCTCAGGCGAAACTTCAAGCCCTTTGGGTGTGCCGCCATCTTGCAGTCGGCATATCGACATTGCCCTGACATTTACCGTGGCATCGACACGACATCCATGATCTTCCCAGCGAACGGAAACGAGCATGCGCGAACTTTGGTCACCACCCCTTCACTGCCTTACATCATTTCCGACCTCCATGAAACAGCCGGCGATCGTCTTGAAGAAATTTGGGGCCTGCTTTTTGCGGCTTCTACCCAGATATCGGATCGCGGAGCAAGCATTTCGGCAGTCAAAACTTTGGTCTCGATACCCTCCACGTTCAAGTTTGTCCAGGACCTCCCTCAAGCCCAGCAGTTCCTCATCTCAGTGTGGTCAGAGTTTGCAAAATCTGATGATTTGGGTGCTCCTTGGGCCCAGCTAGCAGAAACCTCTTTGGACTTCAATACTTTGACAGTCGAGTCCATCAAAACAATTACTACCACCGTAATCGGCCTTTTGGAGGAGCCATCGTCCCGTGCACCTGCACTTCAGGCCCTAGACTTGGTCCTTACACATGCGCCTGAGAGCTCCATCATTGACGACGATCTATCGGTGCGCCTCATCACTACTTTGCTTGCCCTCACCGAGATTTCCGATACACCTATCGCCGAGAAGGCCAAAGGATTGTTCCAGTTGCTACAGCATCGGCCAACAGAGTCTCCACCACTTTTCAGAATCCTCGCCAGCCAGCTCCATGAAGCAGGTCCTGCATCTCTTGA CATCGACACATTGGTTGCTCAAGCGGTTGCCGCTGTCCAGTCCAAGGTCCTTCCGGCCGAGGATGTTTTTCCAAGTACTGTGGCCTGGCAAACCGAGCTCTCCTGgttcctcaacacccccaatcCGTCTTTGTCGTTGACTAGCAGTATGGATGGATCGTACTTCCTTGTCCAGGGCAGCGAAAGTACGAACAAGCCGTCACCAGGTCGCGACAGCAAAGGCCGTTCTTCCCCTGCAAGAATGGCACTTTTCACGGCGAAGTTGCTATCATCCGGTGTCGAGCTCTCGTCTTTGCCTCTGGAGTTTCAGCTGGAACTGATCTATCTCCTCTGCGTGACTAACATGCTCGCGGCCGATCAGCTCGCACTGTCGGAGGAAAACCGGCTATGGAGGAACATCCGTGGTCAAGATACCGATGACGAGATTCTAGAGTACACAGAACTTGCCTCAAATGAGGTCAGCAACATTGTTGCTGCATCTGTGAACTGGCGAGACCTTGACATGTCAGGAGACAGCCTGGTAGAACGACTTGTGAACTTCATGCTCCAGACAGTCCGGGGCTTCAATGCTGCTGCCTTTTACACTGCCAAGGCTCTCGCTGCTCTCCTTCAAGCACTGGTCAAGGCTCATGGACCTTTGGCTAAGTTGGAGGAATGGCTGACCAAACTCGGCCTTACCCGCGTCACACCTGACTCGACGTTTGTTGCAGCCGCTATACTTGTCGGTCTGAATGATGCATTGGCTTCTTCCAAGACCATCAGCACACTCTGTGCTCGCCTGTTCAGTGAGATCCCAGGATACTCCATTGGATCTCCCCGCACACTTCCATCGCTGGTCTTGCTGAATCTTTGCCTGGCTGTCTATGATGAGAGTCAAATACCAGTGGAGCCACGCAAACAGGTTCTCGTGTTGCAGCAGGTGACCAAGTGGACCGACTCCCCAGAGGAGATGGACTACAGGCTGGCGGCTGAGACCTGCAAAGCCATAACTAAGATCTTCCCCAATGTCAAGGAGGTTTACGGACCATTTTGGGAGAAGTCAATTCAGTACTGTCTTTGGCTGTGGGGTCAGGCTGCGCGCGATGATACCAGCAATCGCCTCCCGTACATCTACGCATCGCTCAAGCTGATGCAAGCGCTAAAATCGGCTGAGGAGGTCAACGATGACCTTGACGATGCACTTGCAGAAAATAAAAGGGCCGAATCCGAGGCCCTGATCGCCCTCCTGAGTGTACCGCACGATGCGCCAGCCACACTGCCTAGTCAGCTTGTTGATGCACTCTTATCGCGGACGGTTTCGAAGATCCCCAACGTCAAGCTTGGCGAACTATCCGACGTTTACCAGGCAGTTGCGTCACCGTCTAGAGATATCCAAAAGGCGGCGTTTGGCCTTCTCCATCGGACTATCCCCGCAGCCCAGGAAGAAATCAGCGTTAATGTCATCATTGAGAAGAAGC CTGCCAATCTTCCCGCTGAGCTTCTGTCGCTGCTCCTCAACGCACCGAGCCCCGATGACTATACGGATGAAGAGCTTTACCAGTTTCCAGCTCCAGTCCGATCTTACCTTCTAACATGGCATCTAGTCTTTGATGCGTACAGCAAGGCTTCATACCGGGTTCGCAGCGACTACACCGAGAATCTCAAGAAGGATGATCTTATCAGTCCACTACtgggcttcttggccgaCGTCCTTGGTCATGCTCTGGCCAGGGCCATTGACCTGGACAAAGAAGGCTTCACGCCCGAGCATGTCCGCTCCTACAGCATCGACTTGGCTGACTCAGAACCTGCTGAGCGTGATATGAACTGGTTACTCATCCACCTGTTCTACCTGATCCTGAAGTATGTTCCTGGTCTGTTCAAGTCATGGTATCTTGACTGCTCTTCCAAGCAGACCAAGGTCGCGATTCAGTCGTGGATGGGTCGGTTCTTCTCGCCGTTGATCATTTCCGACCTGTTGGATGAAGTGACTGAGTGGTCTGCCAACCAAGGCGACCTCGAAGGGGGGACAGATGCGGAAGCCCTCGAGATCAAGGTTAACAAGCCTGTCCGAGAGATCACTGCCTCGTACCCGGTGGATGACGACTTTGGCACGATCCAGATCGTCGTGCCTCAGTCGTACCCGTTGGAGCCTGTCGATGTCATGAGCGTCAAGCGCGTGGCTATCAAGGAGGACAAGTGGCAGTCTTGGTTGAAGGGCATCAAAGCTGTCATTATGTTTGGCAACTGTAGCTTGGTGGATGGATTGATGGCGTTCCGGCGAAATATCTCGCTTGCGGTGAAGGACCAGGAGGAGTGCGCGATTTGCTACTCGATCGTGGCGCAGGACAAGAGCTTGCCGGACAAGAAGTGCGGGACGTGCAATCACTACTTTCATCGGTATTGTTTGTACAAGTGGTTCCATAACAGCGGGAAGAATACTTGCCCGCTGTGCAGGAATCCGATTGACTATTTGGGGTCGGATACTtcgaagaggaagggggggaggtag